From the genome of Ictalurus furcatus strain D&B chromosome 4, Billie_1.0, whole genome shotgun sequence, one region includes:
- the si:ch73-167i17.6 gene encoding regulator of G-protein signaling 9-binding protein, whose translation MGKDECKTMLDALNKVTACYRHLVSALGSTSDSQNLREELKKTRRKAQELAAANRTRLTALLKDKSISNDDRAEYERLWVLFTSSMEILEVDMRRSLEIGQDFPLKVPTRHFIQTGMTGSTSTVAARAMSMQNMKYEADAGIDTADLKDLEAEIAQLDQMMEEMEMKVQVAPWAVEAKQEAGAELKSTVSVGNSSVGVISICDEEPKDGAEGEAGVMRIFAGIIFTMVLLIAGILGYLVVNL comes from the coding sequence ATGGGCAAGGACGAGTGCAAAACCATGCTGGACGCTTTAAACAAGGTAACGGCGTGCTACCGGCACCTCGTGTCCGCTTTAGGGAGCACGTCGGACTCGCAAAACCTGCGCGAGGAGCTGAAAAAGACGCGGCGGAAAGCGCAGGAGCTGGCTGCGGCGAACCGGACCAGACTGACCGCGCTGCTCAAAGACAAGAGCATCAGCAATGACGACCGCGCCGAGTACGAGCGCCTGTGGGTGCTCTTCACCAGCAGCATGGAGATCCTCGAGGTGGACATGAGGAGGTCGTTGGAGATCGGGCAGGATTTCCCGCTCAAGGTGCCCACGCGCCACTTCATCCAGACTGGCATGACCGGCAGCACGAGCACTGTGGCGGCCCGGGCCATGAGCATGCAGAACATGAAATACGAAGCGGACGCGGGCATCGACACGGCCGATCTGAAAGACCTGGAAGCCGAGATCGCTCAGCTCGATCAGATGatggaggagatggagatgaaggTGCAGGTGGCGCCGTGGGCGGTGGAGGCCAAGCAGGAAGCCGGAGCCGAACTCAAATCCACAGTCAGTGTGGGAAACTCATCCGTCGGTGTCATTTCCATCTGCGACGAGGAACCCAAAGACGGGGCCGAAGGTGAAGCTGGTGTTATGAGGATCTTCGCGGGCATCATTTTCACTATGGTTTTACTCATTGCAGGCATTCTGGGATATCTGGTCGTCAATCTTTGA